The Tripterygium wilfordii isolate XIE 37 chromosome 4, ASM1340144v1, whole genome shotgun sequence genome has a window encoding:
- the LOC119997720 gene encoding uncharacterized protein LOC119997720 — translation MPKERRDRSVSFDRFRTSYPCSSSHAGRSSAQIPLETEENFKEWEEARCPVCMEHPHNAVLLICSSHEKGCRPYMCDTSYRHSNCLDQFHKSFAESSSTTALPEETQLPTVNLSEVVPLEASTTDLQQEERSEGVSLTTPTTAFESKTQTKLVCPLCRGEIKDFIVVDPARRFMNAKSRSCACETCDFSGSYTDLRKHARLEHPLVRPSEADPERQRSWRRMERQRDLEDLLSTLQSSFGEERSDDSILPIGDGGWLTVYLLIRVFRPGSSTRSSSWSGSSRTRAQLSIRRRSTRLWGESYDGETVSSSRDEDNESSDGGSGPRRRSERIRQRRTMPDQP, via the coding sequence ATGCCAAAGGAGAGAAGAGACCGTTCTGTGTCTTTTGATAGATTCCGGACCTCTTATCCGTGTAGTTCTAGTCATGCTGGACGATCTTCGGCCCAAATCCCTCTAGAAACTGAAGAGAATTTCAAGGAATGGGAAGAAGCTAGGTGCCCTGTCTGCATGGAGCATCCTCACAATGCAGTTTTACTTATATGTTCTTCCCATGAGAAAGGCTGCCGCCCTTACATGTGCGACACCAGTTATCGCCACTCCAACTGTCTTGATCAGTTTCACAAGTCATTTGCAGAAAGCTCATCCACAACAGCATTACCAGAAGAAACTCAGCTCCCAACCGTCAATTTATCTGAAGTTGTACCTTTAGAGGCCTCAACTACTGATTTGCAGCAAGAAGAAAGAAGTGAGGGAGTGTCTTTGACCACTCCTACTACTGCTTTTGAGAGCAAGACGCAAACAAAGCTAGTATGTCCCCTTTGTCGTGGGGAGATCAAAGATTTTATTGTCGTGGACCCTGCTCGACGTTTCATGAACGCAAAGTCTAGAAGCTGTGCCTGTGAGACATGTGATTTTAGTGGTAGCTATACAGATCTCAGGAAGCATGCAAGGCTTGAGCATCCCCTTGTGCGACCATCTGAAGCTGACCCGGAACGGCAACGTAGTTGGAGGAGGATGGAGCGGCAGAGGGACCTTGAGGACTTGCTAAGCACTCTACAATCTTCATTTGGTGAGGAGAGGAGTGATGACAGCATTTTGCCCATTGGTGATGGGGGTTGGCTTACTGTCTACTTGCTTATTCGTGTTTTTCGACCTGGGTCCAGTACGAGGAGCAGCAGCTGGTCTGGTAGCTCAAGAACCAGAGCGCAACTGAGTATTAGAAGGAGATCTACCCGACTATGGGGAGAGAGCTATGATGGGGAAACCGTATCTTCTTCCCGAGATGAGGACAATGAGTCTTCTGATGGGGGCTCAGGCCCTAGGAGGCGCAGTGAGCGTATCCGACAACGACGGACAATGCCAGACCAGCCATGA